A window of the Lagopus muta isolate bLagMut1 chromosome 1, bLagMut1 primary, whole genome shotgun sequence genome harbors these coding sequences:
- the NOPCHAP1 gene encoding LOW QUALITY PROTEIN: NOP protein chaperone 1 (The sequence of the model RefSeq protein was modified relative to this genomic sequence to represent the inferred CDS: inserted 3 bases in 2 codons), which translates to MGWREGGRKGGTKRRGLSLGPPALICLNPQVPAGELCEELSAGASALRMAMAMRDCPRRVSRMLAREQREHHVCVXDLLSQYEAEGHSLPGHIISGDETWCIAEVRGSKGNLPAXPRPPAVDTRRTSRRKRSSRPAGGAAPRWAGKGEGLEETLLISSKPGRKKATTLQTVRVPRSNVLDRVQSFLPQMAHANDELKRKMVTAPAHQFDIENLDSATEKVIEMNVAVVELSDSDTDEENLTSEDDSESEDDCITDEVTIDNIKFPKPKGEKGKIEILDSKVNE; encoded by the exons ATGGGATGGCGAGAGGGCGGCCGCAAGGGGGGAACAAAGAGGCGGGGGCTCTCCCTCGGCCCTCCGGCACTCATCTGCCTGAATCCGCAGGTGCCGGCCGGGGAGTTGTGCGAGGAGCTGAGCGCCGGCGCCAGCGCGTTGAGAATGGCGATGGCGATGCGGGACTGTCCCAGGCGGGTCTCACGAATGCTCGCACGGGAACAGAGAGAACACCACGTGTGTGT TGACCTATTGAGCCAATATGAGGCCGAAGGGCACAGTTTGCCGGGGCACATCATTAGCGGAGATGAGACGTGGTGCATCGCGGAGGTGAGGGGAAGCAAAGGGAACCTTCCCG GCCCACGGCCGCCAGCAGTCGACACCCGCCGAACCTCGCGGAGGAAGCGGTCATCCCGACCTGCAGGGGGCGCTGCGCCGCGGTGGGCGGGGAAGGGAGA AGGTTTGGAAGAAACGTTACTGATTAGTTCAAAGCCTGGCCGCAAGAAGGCTACGACTTTACAGACTGTAAGGGTGCCAAGGAGTAATG ttttggaCAGAGTACAGAGCTTTTTACCACAGATGGCTCATGCAAATGAtgagctaaaaagaaaaatggtaacAGCACCAGCTCATCAGTTTGATATTGAAAATCTCGACAGTGCCACTGAGAAAGTTATAGAAATG aacgTGGCTGTAGTTGAACTGAGTGATTCTGATACAGATGAAGAGAACCTAACTTCAGAAGATGACTCAGAATCTGAAGATGACTGTATAACTGATGAAGTGACAATAGACAACATTAAGTTTCCTAAaccaaagggagaaaagggCAAAATAGAAATTTTGGACAGCAAAGTGAATGAGTGA